In Nostoc edaphicum CCNP1411, the sequence CGACTTGTTAATAAATTTACAGATGGTGATTAACACAAAGTAGAGTTTGTCATTTGTCATTTGTCATTTGTCATTTGTCATTGGTCATTGGTCATTTGTTCAAAGTGAATAATCAATGCCCAAGCAAAATAGTAAGTAGCAGTGGTAATATATTCTTATGGCTGCTCTAATCCTTACTATTGATGAACAAACTATTGGATGAAACGCTGTCAATCAAAACTGCTGAACAGATAAACAGCAGAGCTAGCACTCCGTTTGATAATGCTTACAAAGCAGCATTGTCCACTGAGGGAGCAAGATACATTCAGGGATTTTTGGCTTTTACTGGGAAGCCATATAGACCGATTGAACACAGTTGGATTGAGGTAGGCGACGCCTCCGATGTCCGCATTATCGATCCGACATTACCGCACCTGAACAAAAACCCCGAAGAACTCTGGTATTTTGCAGCACAAAGGCTGACTGTTAAAAAACTGAAAGCCATTATTGAAGAATCAAAAGAAGATTATCCAGAAGATGAACCATTGCCAATCTATGGTGATCCACCTTATGAATATTACGGTGATATAATGTTGGGTGGTCAAGACTATTTAGCAGCATATCAAGCCGCAGAGGCGAAGTGCAAAGAAATCAACGAACTTAACCCTGAAAGAAACTAAAAAAAGTAAATTAAATAATTTGTAATTACGAATTACGTTAGCGCAGCGTTAGCGAGTCATCGAGCGTCATTACGAATTATTTAATACGATTTGCCATCGCTGCCAAAGTATTCCCTATAGCCACAAATTTTGTCTCCACGGACATCAAAGGAAACTGCTACCCGGTTTTTATAAAGCTGTCCAAACAAAAGTCCCTCATCTCGAAACTCAAAGACAGCCGTCGTTTCATTACTAGTAACACGGTCTAAACCAGTCAGATTCAAACCAGGATTGAAGGATTCAAAAACGTACTCGAAGAATTCTCTAGCTCGCTCTTTTCCCACATTTGAACCGTGGAATTTTCCCATTGGAAACCAAAGGGTAAAATCTTCTGTGAGCATATCTAGCAATGCTTCCCACTCTCCTGTCGCCATCCCATACGTAAGATGCTCAAATGCCTGTCGAGCAACTTTTAAAGTATTTTCTGAATCTTGTGTCATTCTCACCCCTGACTGGATATAAATTAATACCGTATTACTTAAAACCTCACCACCACTTTGCCACAATTCTGACCACTGAGGAGATATTGTACAGCGTCGGGTATTGATTCTATGCCTTGAAACTGGGTTGGGTCAACGGCAACTTTGAGTTTTTCTGTGTAAAACAGGTTTAAAAGGCGATCGCGTGCCTCTGTCATATATTCTTTATAATGTGACATGAGAAAGCCTCTCACAGAAGCTGCTTTCCAAAATAACTGGTGATAAAGGCGTGGCTGTGTAATTTGTTCTGCACTATTTACGTATTCGGAGATGAAACCAACTACTACTAATCGTCCCCGCACCGCCAAGTTTTCAACACAGGTATCAAAAACCTGTTTGCCTACACAGTCAAAAATTAAATTAATCCCATTAGGGTATTCTTGCTTGAGAACTTGATTGAGATTTTCTGTGCGATAGTTGATAATGCGATCGCACCCTAATTCTCTTAGTAACTTTGCTTTCGCCTCAGAGCTACAAGTACCAATGACATGATTACCAGCTAACTTTGCCAATTGCACCGCAATATGACCGGTTCCCCCTGCTGCTGCTGTCACTAAAACCACTTCATTAGTTTTCATTTCCCCTACTTGTTCCAGTGCAACCAAAGCTGATACACCTGTAGGCATTAGTGTTAACAATTCTGGCGTTGCTTCCCGCACCTTCACCGCTAAGTTTGCATCGATAACCTGATATTCTCGATAACCGCCACCACGCCAAGTCGTTACTACAGCATCACCTATTTGGAAATCTTTGACATTTTCACCCATCGCGATAACTGTCCCTACAGCTTCCACACCTAAATCAAAGGGAGGAATTAAGTTAATATAGGGAACATCACCATGACAAAGTAAGGTATCAAAGCCACCGTTAACGCCAGCAAATTTGTTTTGAATTACAAGTTCACTAGCCGCAGGTTGGGAAATAGGAACTTCGACAATTTCAACAGCAGATTTAAAATCTTGATTAAGTTGCTTTGCTCTTAACTTTCTGTAAGTTTTTGAATTCATTTACCAGTCTTATATAATAAATATAAATGTAGGATGCGTTATGCTTTCAGCTAACACACCATCAAAAATATAAGGTGCATTACTAATACTTATAAAGCGTAAGAATTCAGGAGTCAGAATTCAGAATAGTTAAATAATTAGGA encodes:
- a CDS encoding nuclear transport factor 2 family protein; this translates as MTQDSENTLKVARQAFEHLTYGMATGEWEALLDMLTEDFTLWFPMGKFHGSNVGKERAREFFEYVFESFNPGLNLTGLDRVTSNETTAVFEFRDEGLLFGQLYKNRVAVSFDVRGDKICGYREYFGSDGKSY
- a CDS encoding zinc-binding dehydrogenase, whose product is MNSKTYRKLRAKQLNQDFKSAVEIVEVPISQPAASELVIQNKFAGVNGGFDTLLCHGDVPYINLIPPFDLGVEAVGTVIAMGENVKDFQIGDAVVTTWRGGGYREYQVIDANLAVKVREATPELLTLMPTGVSALVALEQVGEMKTNEVVLVTAAAGGTGHIAVQLAKLAGNHVIGTCSSEAKAKLLRELGCDRIINYRTENLNQVLKQEYPNGINLIFDCVGKQVFDTCVENLAVRGRLVVVGFISEYVNSAEQITQPRLYHQLFWKAASVRGFLMSHYKEYMTEARDRLLNLFYTEKLKVAVDPTQFQGIESIPDAVQYLLSGQNCGKVVVRF